In the Cyanobacterium sp. T60_A2020_053 genome, one interval contains:
- a CDS encoding FAD-binding oxidoreductase produces the protein MQKVVIIGSGIVGSAIAFELSSNPNLDITLIDHKPPGSGATGAALGLLMGVISQKTNGRGWRLREASLQRYGTLLPELEEMTGVKIPYNQDGLVKLLFAGDDVAKWQKLAHTRASQGYRLEVWDQNQLKSHCPEVDVSQVIGAVFSPDDLQIHPPFLTQALVKGAGLRGVKCNFGLKVDNFVTRAVNGDNNKVCDKVLMGGVSLDADWLILTAGLGSAPLTSLLGVELPMSAVLGQALLVKHNQWHTAGDFNPVITGDDVHIVPMANHEFWLGATVEFPQNEVIPDQKLLDDLRRRALGFCPSLNTAPVMLSWTGKRPRPEGKGAPVIEKLSGYDNVILATGHYRNGILLAPATAQQVAQIINNE, from the coding sequence ATGCAAAAAGTCGTCATTATTGGTAGTGGCATTGTGGGTAGTGCCATTGCTTTTGAGTTAAGCAGTAATCCTAATTTAGATATTACTTTGATTGACCACAAACCGCCGGGGAGTGGGGCGACGGGCGCTGCTTTAGGGTTATTAATGGGAGTAATTAGTCAAAAAACTAACGGTAGAGGATGGCGTTTAAGGGAAGCCAGTCTTCAACGTTACGGCACTCTTTTGCCGGAGTTAGAGGAGATGACGGGGGTTAAAATTCCTTACAATCAAGATGGCTTGGTTAAGTTACTTTTTGCTGGGGATGATGTGGCAAAATGGCAAAAGTTAGCGCACACCAGAGCAAGTCAAGGTTATCGTTTGGAGGTATGGGATCAAAATCAGCTAAAGTCTCATTGTCCTGAAGTTGATGTTTCTCAAGTTATCGGTGCGGTTTTTTCCCCTGATGATTTACAAATTCATCCTCCCTTTTTAACTCAGGCTTTGGTGAAGGGCGCTGGTTTAAGGGGGGTTAAATGCAATTTTGGCTTAAAAGTTGATAATTTTGTTACAAGGGCAGTAAATGGCGATAATAATAAGGTTTGCGACAAGGTTTTAATGGGGGGTGTATCCCTTGATGCTGATTGGTTAATTTTAACGGCTGGTTTGGGTAGCGCCCCTCTCACCAGTTTATTAGGGGTAGAATTACCCATGAGCGCGGTATTAGGACAGGCTTTGTTAGTTAAGCATAATCAATGGCACACGGCGGGGGATTTTAACCCAGTGATTACGGGGGATGATGTGCATATTGTACCCATGGCAAATCATGAGTTTTGGTTGGGCGCTACGGTGGAGTTTCCCCAAAATGAGGTGATTCCTGATCAAAAATTATTAGATGATTTACGGCGGAGGGCGCTGGGTTTTTGTCCTTCCCTCAATACTGCTCCTGTCATGTTATCATGGACAGGCAAACGTCCTCGACCTGAGGGGAAGGGCGCTCCTGTTATTGAGAAATTATCAGGTTATGATAACGTTATTCTCGCTACTGGTCATTATCGTAACGGTATTTTACTAGCGCCGGCCACCGCCCAACAGGTAGCGCAGATAATAAATAATGAATAA